A single region of the Halorussus sp. MSC15.2 genome encodes:
- a CDS encoding phosphosulfolactate synthase, translated as MDRAFDFLHINERESKPREKGITEIRGPYYDPMGPRELRDILDTMGEYVDIYKFSGGSFALMPEDAVTELVETCHEYDVQVSTGGFVENVLVRDHDKVEQYVEEAGNLGFDIVEISSGFIAIDTDDLVALTELVQDHGLKPKPEINVQFGAGGASSVEELESEEAIDPASAVREAQRHLDAGAYKIMVESEGITERVREWRTDVAFEIANEVGIENCVFEAADPAVFEWYIKNFGPEVNLFVDNSQIVELECMRSGLWGKKSSWGRVTSYDRET; from the coding sequence ATGGACAGAGCATTCGACTTCTTGCACATCAACGAGCGCGAATCGAAACCGCGCGAGAAGGGTATCACCGAGATTCGAGGCCCGTACTACGACCCGATGGGACCGCGCGAGTTGCGCGACATCCTTGACACGATGGGCGAGTACGTGGACATCTACAAGTTCTCCGGCGGGTCGTTCGCGCTGATGCCAGAGGACGCCGTGACCGAACTCGTCGAGACCTGCCACGAGTACGACGTTCAAGTCTCGACGGGCGGATTCGTGGAGAACGTCCTCGTCAGGGACCACGACAAGGTCGAGCAGTACGTCGAGGAGGCCGGAAATCTAGGGTTCGACATCGTGGAGATATCGTCGGGGTTCATCGCCATCGACACCGACGACCTCGTGGCGCTCACCGAACTGGTGCAGGACCACGGCCTGAAGCCCAAACCGGAGATAAACGTCCAGTTCGGCGCGGGCGGTGCGTCGTCGGTCGAGGAGTTGGAGAGCGAGGAGGCCATCGACCCGGCGAGCGCCGTCCGGGAGGCCCAGCGCCACCTCGACGCCGGCGCGTACAAGATTATGGTCGAGTCGGAGGGCATCACCGAGCGAGTTCGGGAGTGGCGCACCGACGTGGCCTTCGAAATCGCCAACGAGGTCGGCATCGAGAACTGCGTGTTCGAGGCGGCCGACCCGGCGGTGTTCGAGTGGTACATCAAGAACTTCGGCCCGGAGGTCAACCTGTTCGTGGACAACTCACAGATAGTCGAACTGGAGTGCATGCGCTCGGGTCTCTGGGGGAAGAAGAGTTCGTGGGGTCGGGTCACGTCTTACGACCGGGAGACCTGA
- a CDS encoding alkaline phosphatase family protein — protein MSDGSVYVFGLDGVPPELVDRGIDAGRLPNFGRMRAEGTDGTTRSTVPPLSMIAWSSFATGRNPGNHGVYNFMLKEEGGYATDFVNAETLREQSVPVWEYLDAEGHRSGVMNVMPGYPPSRTSGFHISDNITTPSSGSYAFPDELQADIEERVGEYDVDPYEGYDDGTDEANLHGLLDNFFEIERNRIEVAKLLVEEYPCDFHSLVFSGPDNVLHVLGHVLDETHPKHDPEVARKYDDKPLELLELYDEFLGWVMERMDDEDTMLVLSDHGHGPVYQTINLNSWLYSAGYLELESRPWTRLKQFGYNHVYDAVETVMSELNLFSKLKMGVARTNGDGSGPDLAELLTISRKDIDWSRTAAFTVASGGQIYLNTDDHAEGAIPDHKYDEVRERLRERLLAIEHPERGERVIDSVLYGEDVYGDEYADTRPDLVCMPAPGYQIQYPQTMKTKRVFADPPKTGSHTSMNEMHGVFYAWGGPVKQETGVTVNLTDFAPTACSLLDVPVPEAMDGDVRDDVVAVTPERAHYDGKVEAKRAVREVADGLSVD, from the coding sequence ATGAGCGACGGCTCAGTTTACGTGTTCGGGTTGGACGGCGTTCCGCCCGAACTCGTCGATAGGGGCATCGACGCCGGACGGCTCCCCAACTTCGGACGGATGCGCGCCGAGGGCACCGACGGCACGACGCGCTCGACGGTGCCGCCGCTGTCGATGATAGCGTGGAGTTCGTTCGCCACGGGCCGCAACCCCGGCAACCACGGCGTCTACAACTTCATGCTCAAGGAGGAGGGCGGGTACGCCACCGACTTCGTCAACGCCGAGACCCTCCGCGAGCAGTCGGTCCCGGTCTGGGAGTACCTCGACGCCGAGGGTCACCGCTCGGGCGTGATGAACGTCATGCCGGGGTACCCACCGTCCCGGACCTCGGGGTTCCACATCTCGGACAACATCACGACGCCCTCCTCGGGGTCGTACGCCTTCCCCGACGAGTTGCAGGCCGACATCGAGGAGCGGGTCGGCGAGTACGACGTGGACCCCTACGAGGGGTACGACGACGGTACCGACGAGGCGAACCTGCACGGGTTGTTGGACAACTTCTTCGAAATCGAGCGCAACCGCATCGAGGTCGCCAAGTTGCTCGTCGAGGAGTACCCCTGCGACTTCCACTCGCTGGTGTTCTCGGGACCGGACAACGTCCTCCACGTCCTCGGCCACGTGCTGGACGAGACCCACCCCAAGCACGACCCCGAGGTGGCCCGCAAGTACGACGACAAGCCCCTCGAACTGCTGGAACTCTACGACGAATTCCTCGGATGGGTGATGGAACGAATGGACGACGAGGACACGATGCTGGTCCTCTCGGACCACGGTCACGGGCCGGTCTACCAGACAATCAACCTCAACTCGTGGCTCTACTCGGCGGGCTACCTCGAACTGGAGTCCCGACCGTGGACGCGCCTGAAGCAGTTCGGCTACAACCACGTCTACGACGCCGTCGAGACGGTGATGAGCGAACTCAACCTGTTCTCGAAGCTCAAGATGGGCGTGGCCCGGACCAACGGAGACGGGTCGGGACCGGACCTCGCGGAACTGCTCACCATCTCCCGGAAGGACATCGACTGGAGTCGGACCGCCGCGTTCACGGTCGCGAGCGGGGGCCAGATTTATCTCAACACCGACGACCACGCCGAGGGAGCCATTCCCGACCACAAGTACGACGAGGTGCGCGAGCGCCTCCGCGAGCGACTGCTCGCCATCGAACACCCCGAGCGCGGCGAGCGAGTCATCGATTCGGTCCTCTACGGCGAGGACGTGTACGGCGACGAGTACGCCGACACCCGCCCGGACCTCGTCTGCATGCCCGCGCCGGGCTACCAGATTCAGTACCCCCAGACGATGAAGACCAAGCGCGTGTTCGCCGACCCGCCCAAGACCGGGTCGCACACCTCGATGAACGAGATGCACGGCGTCTTCTACGCGTGGGGCGGCCCGGTCAAACAGGAGACCGGCGTGACGGTGAACCTGACGGATTTCGCGCCGACGGCGTGTTCGCTGTTGGACGTGCCGGTTCCCGAGGCGATGGACGGCGACGTGCGCGACGACGTGGTGGCGGTCACGCCGGAGCGCGCCCACTACGACGGGAAGGTCGAGGCCAAGCGGGCAGTCAGAGAAGTCGCCGACGGTCTCTCGGTGGACTGA
- a CDS encoding cation-translocating P-type ATPase, producing the protein MAHSEVQYHVGGMSCSFCTESIRKAYDRTDGVEDASVSLAHEEVRVQYDDAAVSEVELKDALRDLGFTIRDPDKEARFEEQRAELDRGKRRLALAGALSGITAALMLFMVFVRGSFESTSVGMDLAAFGLALVTMLGPGRYILSKAYNSLRRGILNQHVLLEAGALAGLAGGLLGLFAFPSFPTVHFFAVSVFVTAYHVLSEYTSLLVRTRASRAVQGLLDLRPDTARRVRESGDRDDGDSEVEEVEDGETEIEEVAVEALSVGDRVRVEPGERVPVDGRVLDGESAVDESVATGESAPVDKSPDDEVVGGSINRTGTLLAEVTATGEDAFLNRVAREVEAARAMKPGVVALADRVLKYFVPGVFVVAAASALFWTVGPLLLGGAPDVQRGAFAALAVLVLGYPCALGMATPLALVRGGGVAAERGLLMRSADAFHAFREVETVVLDKTGTVTKGEPAVAAVLAVGDADETEVVRRAATAEVYSEHPLADAVMDHAAERSVEFPTPEEFDSETGKGVRATAAGAEIRVGKPSWAADGGLPAELSDDADELRNRGLTVVAVAVDGAVLGLLAFGDPVKDDAADAVARIREWGATPVMLTGDDERTARTVADRVGIDRVTAEVLPEDKREEIRRFQAEGDRVAMVGDGINDAPALTQADVGIAVGAGTDIAIESADVVLVTDRLGGVADAYEIADRSYRKTRQNLAAAFAFNGVGVAAATTGLVHPVFAMIAMVLSVSVVLLNSFGGQLLRGERPTTDFAGATDAESA; encoded by the coding sequence GTGGCTCACAGCGAGGTCCAGTACCACGTCGGCGGGATGAGTTGCTCGTTCTGCACCGAGAGCATCCGGAAGGCCTACGACCGGACCGACGGGGTCGAAGACGCGAGCGTCAGCCTCGCTCACGAGGAAGTCCGAGTCCAGTACGACGACGCGGCGGTGTCGGAGGTCGAACTGAAGGACGCGCTCCGGGACCTCGGATTCACGATTCGGGACCCGGACAAGGAGGCGCGCTTCGAGGAACAGCGGGCGGAGTTGGACCGCGGGAAACGCCGCCTCGCGCTCGCCGGGGCGCTCTCGGGAATCACCGCGGCCCTGATGCTGTTCATGGTGTTCGTCCGCGGGAGCTTCGAATCGACGTCGGTCGGGATGGACCTCGCAGCGTTCGGACTCGCGCTCGTCACGATGCTCGGCCCGGGTCGGTACATCCTCTCGAAGGCGTACAACAGCCTCCGGCGCGGTATCTTGAACCAGCACGTCCTGCTGGAAGCCGGGGCGCTCGCGGGACTCGCGGGCGGTCTGCTCGGCCTGTTCGCCTTCCCGTCGTTCCCGACGGTCCACTTCTTCGCGGTCTCGGTGTTCGTCACTGCGTACCACGTCCTCTCCGAGTATACCAGCCTGCTCGTCCGAACGCGCGCTTCGCGGGCCGTACAGGGTCTGCTCGACCTCCGACCGGACACCGCCCGGCGCGTCCGCGAGTCTGGCGACCGAGACGACGGTGATAGCGAGGTCGAGGAGGTCGAAGACGGCGAAACCGAAATCGAAGAAGTCGCTGTCGAAGCCCTCTCGGTCGGCGACCGCGTGCGCGTCGAACCCGGCGAGAGGGTGCCGGTAGACGGCCGCGTCCTCGACGGTGAGAGCGCAGTGGACGAGAGCGTGGCGACGGGCGAGTCGGCCCCGGTGGACAAGTCGCCGGACGACGAGGTGGTCGGCGGAAGCATCAACCGGACCGGCACCCTGCTCGCGGAGGTGACCGCGACCGGCGAGGACGCCTTCCTGAACCGCGTCGCCAGAGAGGTCGAGGCCGCGCGGGCGATGAAACCGGGCGTGGTCGCGCTGGCCGACCGGGTGCTGAAGTACTTCGTTCCCGGCGTGTTCGTCGTCGCCGCGGCCTCGGCGCTGTTCTGGACGGTCGGGCCGCTGCTCCTCGGCGGCGCGCCCGACGTTCAGCGCGGCGCGTTCGCCGCGCTCGCGGTCCTCGTCCTCGGGTACCCCTGCGCGCTCGGGATGGCGACGCCGCTCGCGCTGGTCCGGGGCGGCGGCGTCGCGGCCGAGCGCGGCCTGCTCATGCGGAGCGCCGACGCCTTCCACGCCTTCCGCGAGGTCGAGACGGTCGTCCTCGACAAGACGGGGACCGTCACGAAGGGCGAACCCGCCGTCGCGGCGGTCCTCGCGGTCGGCGATGCGGACGAGACCGAGGTGGTCCGCCGGGCCGCGACCGCGGAGGTGTACAGCGAACACCCCCTCGCGGACGCGGTCATGGACCACGCCGCCGAACGTAGCGTCGAGTTCCCCACGCCCGAGGAGTTCGACAGCGAGACCGGCAAGGGCGTCCGCGCGACGGCGGCCGGGGCGGAGATTCGCGTCGGGAAACCGTCGTGGGCCGCCGACGGCGGCCTGCCGGCGGAACTGTCCGACGACGCCGACGAGTTACGGAACCGTGGTCTCACCGTCGTCGCAGTCGCAGTCGACGGAGCGGTTCTCGGTCTCCTCGCGTTCGGCGACCCGGTGAAAGACGACGCCGCGGACGCGGTCGCCCGCATTCGCGAGTGGGGTGCGACTCCAGTGATGCTCACCGGCGACGACGAGCGAACCGCCCGCACGGTGGCCGACCGGGTCGGCATCGACCGCGTGACGGCCGAGGTACTCCCCGAGGACAAGCGCGAGGAGATACGACGGTTTCAGGCCGAGGGCGACCGCGTGGCGATGGTCGGTGACGGCATCAACGACGCCCCGGCGCTGACGCAGGCCGACGTCGGCATCGCGGTCGGTGCGGGCACCGACATCGCCATCGAGAGCGCCGACGTCGTCCTCGTCACCGACCGACTCGGCGGTGTCGCGGACGCCTACGAAATCGCCGACCGGAGCTATCGGAAGACCAGACAGAATTTGGCCGCGGCGTTCGCGTTCAACGGGGTGGGCGTCGCCGCGGCGACGACCGGACTCGTCCACCCGGTCTTCGCCATGATAGCGATGGTGCTGTCGGTCTCGGTCGTCCTGCTCAACAGTTTCGGCGGGCAGTTGCTCCGCGGGGAGCGACCGACGACGGACTTCGCGGGCGCGACGGACGCCGAGTCGGCGTGA
- a CDS encoding PQQ-binding-like beta-propeller repeat protein — protein MTGPSSSAGVTRRAFLGVAGGSFVLGRTGVASAQSPSSPDGRWSMFGGDTRNSSATAQPGPTGDLSLRWTLETGGEVWSSPAVADGTVFVGSDDGRAYAVDATTGDELWRFDTGKSVGYGSPAVADGTVFVPSQNGGSVVALDAETGDERWRYSIGPMHTDYYVHGPTVADGTVYVGNSGGSVNGIDAETGEERWLARWVPRGVRSTPAVVGDTVYAASINGREILALDAATGERRWVERAGEPQDARYGGTSSPAVAGDAVYVGRGDGQVVALSAADGSVRWRTDTDGPVDSSPAVADGTVYVGSYDENVYALDATDGTIRWTYRTGGEVLSSPAVADGVVYVGSGDGVLYALDAGSGEEVGRIAVGTWIRSSPAVVDGTVYVGSDDGCVYAIAETDNRSPDARFDHSPDVPNVAEPIVFDGSRSNDPDGAVEEYAWNFGSGPPDESGQRVTHSYGETGEYEVDLTVTDDDGATDTVTRTIRIQEMTEAIENFRVRTVGGRRVVVSFESDRILKHCRVDFETEEEGIVEMVMGNFSDGEATADSRFRVSGRSYTSVPITLPSDGTYEVTLVGADAADGDSIAARQSREVVVPDSGDEDAKTTTAPGDSETQTTAESTTTEGTPTTTDEEATTTNGRTNTTEEAMSSETTERTDKSGSSTGGGETGGTGGNTGGTGRATDETTTAETTTSETATTTTETPTETATSETTTDRPTTSESTTTGTARDETKTTETAADGRAGATTNSPRTGGQSTDATTPGAEKPTGESGLSGGAFTRLGAEHVVGGLAVLGGVGKAATSLLTGGDE, from the coding sequence ATGACAGGACCGAGCAGTTCGGCGGGAGTCACCCGCCGAGCGTTTCTCGGAGTCGCCGGTGGCTCGTTCGTCCTCGGACGAACCGGAGTCGCTTCGGCGCAGTCCCCCTCGTCGCCGGACGGTCGCTGGTCGATGTTCGGCGGCGATACTCGGAATTCGTCCGCGACCGCCCAACCGGGTCCGACCGGCGACCTCTCGTTGAGGTGGACGCTCGAAACCGGCGGGGAGGTCTGGTCCTCGCCCGCCGTCGCCGACGGGACCGTCTTCGTCGGAAGCGACGACGGCCGTGCCTACGCCGTCGACGCCACGACCGGCGACGAATTGTGGCGCTTCGATACCGGGAAGAGCGTGGGATACGGCTCGCCCGCCGTCGCAGACGGGACGGTGTTCGTCCCGAGTCAGAACGGGGGAAGCGTCGTCGCGCTCGACGCGGAGACCGGCGACGAGAGGTGGCGCTACTCCATCGGCCCGATGCACACCGACTACTACGTTCACGGGCCGACCGTGGCGGACGGGACAGTCTACGTCGGCAACTCCGGCGGTAGCGTGAACGGCATCGACGCCGAGACGGGCGAAGAGCGGTGGCTGGCGCGCTGGGTGCCGAGAGGCGTCCGGTCGACGCCCGCCGTCGTGGGCGACACCGTCTACGCCGCGAGCATCAACGGCCGGGAGATTCTGGCACTCGACGCGGCTACCGGGGAGCGGCGTTGGGTCGAACGCGCCGGGGAGCCGCAAGACGCTCGCTACGGCGGGACCTCGTCGCCGGCGGTCGCCGGAGACGCGGTCTACGTCGGCCGAGGCGACGGGCAGGTCGTCGCGCTCTCCGCGGCAGACGGGTCGGTCAGGTGGCGAACCGACACCGACGGTCCCGTGGATTCGTCGCCAGCGGTCGCCGACGGGACCGTCTACGTCGGCAGCTACGACGAAAACGTGTACGCGCTGGACGCCACGGACGGGACGATACGGTGGACCTACCGGACCGGGGGCGAGGTTCTCTCGTCGCCGGCCGTCGCCGACGGGGTGGTCTACGTCGGCAGCGGAGACGGCGTTCTCTACGCGCTCGACGCCGGGTCCGGCGAGGAGGTCGGCCGAATCGCCGTCGGAACGTGGATTCGCTCGTCGCCGGCGGTCGTCGATGGGACGGTCTACGTCGGGTCGGACGACGGGTGCGTCTACGCGATAGCCGAGACCGACAACCGTTCGCCCGACGCTCGGTTCGACCACTCGCCCGACGTTCCGAACGTGGCCGAGCCAATCGTGTTCGACGGGTCGCGGTCGAACGACCCCGACGGGGCGGTCGAGGAGTACGCGTGGAACTTCGGCTCCGGGCCGCCGGACGAATCGGGTCAGCGGGTCACTCACAGCTACGGTGAGACCGGCGAGTACGAGGTGGACCTGACAGTGACAGACGACGACGGCGCGACCGACACCGTGACTCGGACGATTCGAATACAGGAGATGACCGAAGCCATCGAGAACTTCCGAGTGAGGACCGTCGGTGGTCGGAGGGTCGTCGTCTCGTTCGAATCGGACCGCATCTTGAAACACTGCCGGGTGGACTTCGAGACCGAGGAGGAGGGCATCGTCGAGATGGTGATGGGGAACTTCTCTGACGGGGAGGCGACCGCCGACAGCCGATTCCGGGTCTCGGGTCGGAGCTACACCTCGGTCCCGATTACCCTCCCGAGCGACGGGACGTACGAGGTGACGCTGGTCGGTGCCGACGCCGCCGACGGCGACAGCATCGCGGCGCGACAGTCCCGAGAGGTAGTGGTCCCCGACTCCGGCGACGAAGACGCCAAGACGACCACTGCCCCCGGCGATAGCGAAACGCAAACGACTGCGGAGTCCACCACGACAGAGGGAACTCCGACGACTACCGACGAGGAGGCGACGACGACAAACGGGAGGACCAATACCACCGAGGAGGCGATGTCATCAGAGACGACCGAACGGACCGATAAGTCGGGAAGTTCGACCGGCGGAGGCGAGACCGGCGGCACTGGTGGAAACACCGGCGGCACCGGGAGAGCCACCGACGAAACGACGACCGCAGAGACCACGACCTCTGAAACCGCGACCACGACGACGGAGACGCCCACAGAGACCGCGACCAGCGAAACGACTACGGACCGGCCGACGACCAGCGAAAGCACGACCACCGGCACGGCCCGCGACGAAACGAAGACCACCGAAACGGCTGCTGACGGCCGAGCGGGAGCGACGACGAACTCCCCCCGAACAGGAGGGCAATCGACGGACGCGACGACACCCGGCGCGGAGAAACCGACCGGCGAGTCGGGACTGTCCGGTGGCGCGTTCACTCGACTCGGCGCGGAACACGTCGTTGGCGGCCTCGCCGTCCTCGGCGGAGTCGGGAAGGCCGCGACGAGTCTCCTGACTGGCGGCGACGAGTAG
- a CDS encoding MBL fold metallo-hydrolase, whose translation MRLSYQHANPSTGGGSYLLRFRDATRERTACVLVDSGVGVDIDSLLADDEYLVAVLLTHAHLDHYASLADSLRDGARVYAAEPTANVLEHVLTEGEKNYEIGTTDGVLDAVEPLDGWETLVADVAVSPVPAGHAPGASGFVVRFGDGSRTNHLLFTGDFTTRRVAGYPGFRTELPVDIDALFVNVSTADDFEKTLSESLFTLVERAQAGSSVLATASALTAVHYAYLLGHLGERLGDPIPVTLAGQCAKLYADLGYDVPNVEAVPVFDSASDLLERGTVTFAGPEVPTEGSARRLFGVVEGDSAATLVQLTGGATTPVDTATCTVYDFEVVNHPSLSAIDELVEEFDPIHVVAGHGPRHALRNFRGRYDERFVWASDDEREQILYEGGRWSPPPWLSETAVQSIRARDWRANGARFGDLAERDESLPAVVRVADPELGAEGVEVERLEDRFGERDDSTHSTARSTQTEGKEAASKAADTEAGERRPDESETSEPEAIEPEAAESGLSDSSVPDAAVTETERFRREVLGRLDDLEPRATGARLRARVVDGGDDVTLLRLLDETDLEHGEEVTVVLTESEDE comes from the coding sequence ATGAGACTCAGCTATCAGCACGCGAACCCATCTACCGGCGGCGGTTCCTACCTCCTCCGATTCCGAGACGCGACCCGCGAGCGGACGGCCTGCGTCCTCGTCGACTCGGGCGTCGGCGTCGATATCGACTCGCTGTTGGCCGACGACGAGTATCTCGTGGCGGTTCTGCTCACGCACGCTCACCTCGACCACTACGCGTCGCTCGCCGACTCCCTTCGCGACGGTGCCCGGGTGTACGCCGCCGAACCGACGGCGAACGTCCTCGAACACGTGCTGACCGAAGGCGAGAAGAACTACGAAATCGGGACCACCGACGGCGTTCTCGACGCCGTCGAACCACTCGACGGGTGGGAGACGCTCGTCGCGGACGTTGCGGTTTCTCCGGTTCCCGCGGGCCACGCGCCCGGCGCGTCCGGGTTCGTCGTGCGATTCGGTGACGGGTCGCGGACCAACCACCTCCTGTTCACCGGCGACTTCACGACGCGCCGAGTCGCGGGCTATCCCGGTTTCCGGACCGAACTGCCGGTCGATATCGACGCGCTGTTCGTCAACGTCTCGACCGCCGACGACTTCGAGAAGACGCTCTCGGAGTCGCTGTTCACCCTCGTGGAGCGCGCACAGGCCGGGTCGTCGGTCCTCGCGACCGCCAGCGCGCTGACGGCGGTCCACTACGCCTACCTGCTCGGCCACCTCGGCGAGCGGTTGGGCGACCCGATTCCGGTCACGCTCGCGGGCCAGTGTGCCAAACTCTACGCCGACCTCGGCTACGACGTGCCGAACGTCGAGGCGGTCCCGGTGTTCGACTCGGCCAGCGACCTGCTCGAACGCGGCACCGTCACGTTCGCGGGACCGGAGGTTCCCACGGAGGGGAGCGCCCGCCGCCTGTTCGGCGTCGTCGAAGGCGATTCGGCGGCGACGCTCGTCCAACTGACCGGCGGGGCGACTACCCCGGTAGACACGGCGACTTGCACCGTCTACGACTTCGAGGTGGTCAACCACCCCTCGCTCTCGGCCATCGACGAACTGGTCGAGGAGTTCGACCCCATCCACGTCGTCGCGGGGCACGGGCCGCGCCACGCCCTCCGGAACTTCAGAGGGCGCTACGACGAGCGATTCGTCTGGGCCAGCGACGACGAACGCGAGCAAATCCTCTACGAGGGCGGTCGGTGGTCGCCGCCGCCGTGGCTGAGCGAGACCGCGGTCCAGTCCATCCGCGCCCGCGACTGGCGGGCGAACGGCGCGCGGTTCGGCGATCTCGCGGAACGCGACGAGTCGCTCCCCGCCGTGGTTCGGGTCGCCGACCCCGAACTCGGGGCCGAAGGCGTCGAAGTCGAGCGGTTGGAGGACCGGTTCGGCGAGCGCGACGACTCGACGCACTCGACCGCTCGCTCGACCCAAACCGAGGGTAAAGAGGCCGCGTCGAAAGCGGCGGACACCGAAGCGGGCGAGCGACGACCGGACGAGTCGGAGACGAGCGAACCGGAGGCAATCGAACCGGAGGCGGCCGAGTCAGGGCTATCAGATTCGTCGGTCCCGGACGCGGCCGTCACCGAGACCGAGCGGTTCCGACGCGAAGTTCTCGGCCGACTCGACGACCTCGAACCGAGGGCCACCGGCGCGCGCCTCCGCGCCCGCGTCGTGGACGGCGGCGACGACGTTACGCTGCTGCGTCTACTGGACGAGACTGACCTCGAACACGGTGAGGAGGTCACCGTGGTCCTCACTGAGAGCGAGGACGAGTGA
- a CDS encoding CGCGG family rSAM-modified RiPP protein, translating to MGTTSDDREHDADLDSDVEPITDRVHDNSWSANLEKPHHAESRDLVVEQAETAVEHTAGGNHVNLVTHGDHGHPETYLYDALDAAFGDDVSWEYVEQCGCGGHVTRVHVE from the coding sequence ATGGGAACCACCAGCGACGACCGCGAACACGACGCCGACCTCGACAGCGACGTGGAACCGATAACTGACCGCGTCCACGACAACTCGTGGTCGGCGAACCTCGAAAAGCCCCACCACGCCGAGAGCCGGGACCTCGTGGTCGAACAGGCCGAGACCGCGGTCGAACACACCGCGGGCGGGAACCACGTCAACCTCGTGACCCACGGCGACCACGGCCACCCGGAAACGTACCTCTACGACGCGCTCGACGCGGCCTTCGGTGACGACGTCTCGTGGGAGTACGTCGAACAGTGTGGCTGTGGCGGGCACGTCACCCGCGTCCACGTCGAATAG
- a CDS encoding FAD-dependent oxidoreductase — translation MSERFLVVGGDAAGMSAAGKAKRDDPDREVVVFERGDWVSYGACGLPYYVKGEIAEVSDLVVVEPQKIVEERGIDLRRQQEVVGIDPERGTVTVEHDGECYEESYDDLLLATGGRAALPDAPGTDLDGVFAVRNLEAGRALRSYVLHEDDGEAATVPAADSEYGAAFRAHLSEADTEVVAVVGANKIGLEMAEAFVARGFDVHVFEEGPRVLPMFGPDVAGVVADHLRERGVTLHLDTTVQRLDGKDGRVAAVETETERIAVDAVLSDVGVEPDTELGASAGLELGANDAIRTDEFGRTDADRVYAAGDCAETRHLLTGDRVHWPYALAANRAGRAVGRTVAGRPTPTGGIVGTNVMKAFDREVARTGLDDEQAREAGFDPVSTTITTITRAHYYPGWSRIVVHATADADSVRLLGASMVGAEGAAHRINSVAASLHAGLTVREVGNLDFGYAPPFGPVWDPVLLAAKALGDEME, via the coding sequence ATGAGCGAACGATTTCTCGTCGTCGGGGGAGACGCCGCGGGGATGAGCGCGGCCGGGAAGGCAAAGCGAGACGACCCGGACCGTGAGGTCGTGGTCTTCGAGCGCGGCGACTGGGTGTCCTACGGGGCCTGCGGTCTCCCCTACTACGTCAAGGGCGAGATAGCCGAGGTGAGCGACCTCGTGGTGGTCGAACCGCAAAAAATCGTGGAGGAACGCGGCATCGACCTGCGCCGCCAGCAGGAGGTGGTCGGAATCGACCCCGAACGTGGGACCGTCACCGTCGAACACGACGGCGAGTGCTACGAGGAGTCGTACGACGACCTGCTGCTGGCCACCGGCGGACGGGCCGCGCTCCCGGACGCGCCCGGGACGGACCTCGACGGCGTCTTCGCGGTGCGGAACCTCGAAGCGGGCCGGGCGCTCCGGAGTTACGTCCTCCACGAAGACGACGGCGAGGCGGCGACGGTTCCGGCCGCCGACTCGGAGTACGGCGCGGCGTTCCGCGCCCACCTCTCCGAGGCCGACACCGAAGTCGTCGCGGTCGTCGGGGCCAACAAAATCGGGCTGGAGATGGCCGAGGCGTTCGTCGCCCGCGGGTTCGATGTCCACGTCTTCGAGGAGGGTCCCCGCGTCCTCCCGATGTTCGGGCCGGACGTGGCGGGCGTCGTCGCCGACCACCTCCGCGAGCGCGGCGTGACGCTCCACCTCGACACCACCGTCCAGCGACTCGACGGCAAGGACGGACGGGTCGCGGCGGTGGAGACTGAGACCGAACGAATCGCAGTGGACGCGGTTCTCAGCGACGTGGGCGTCGAACCCGACACCGAACTCGGGGCGTCAGCGGGGCTGGAACTCGGCGCGAACGACGCGATTCGCACCGACGAGTTCGGGCGGACCGACGCGGACCGCGTCTACGCCGCGGGCGACTGCGCCGAGACGCGCCACCTGCTCACTGGCGACCGCGTCCACTGGCCGTACGCGCTCGCGGCCAACCGCGCGGGCCGCGCCGTCGGGCGAACGGTCGCGGGCCGACCGACGCCGACCGGTGGCATCGTCGGAACCAACGTGATGAAGGCGTTCGACCGCGAAGTCGCGCGAACGGGTCTCGACGACGAGCAGGCCCGCGAGGCCGGGTTCGACCCGGTCTCGACCACTATCACGACCATCACCCGCGCTCACTACTACCCCGGGTGGTCGCGCATCGTCGTCCACGCGACGGCCGACGCCGACTCGGTCAGACTCCTCGGCGCGAGCATGGTCGGCGCGGAAGGGGCGGCCCACCGCATCAACTCGGTCGCGGCGTCGCTCCACGCTGGACTGACGGTCCGGGAAGTCGGGAACCTCGACTTCGGCTACGCGCCGCCGTTCGGTCCGGTCTGGGACCCGGTGCTCCTCGCGGCGAAGGCGCTCGGCGACGAGATGGAGTGA